The following coding sequences lie in one Homalodisca vitripennis isolate AUS2020 chromosome X, UT_GWSS_2.1, whole genome shotgun sequence genomic window:
- the LOC124369346 gene encoding uncharacterized protein LOC124369346 codes for MEENTAALKEQTAKVDEYMKIVEELKAENKSLKQQVVVLEERLVEVEQYSRRNTLEIYGVPEEKNEDTLETVKKVGAALNMTIENDMVDACHRIYKKPGTKGPAGIIVKFVRRGGKEDMIHKRKVKRELSTRHINLPMDSQIYINESLCPTKRRLLALARVKKKELGYAFLWVRNGKIFMRKKEGDRGKEIVSQQDLQNL; via the coding sequence ATGGAAGAGAACACTGCCGCCCTAAAAGAGCAAACCGCAAAGGTTGATGAATACATGAAGATTGTAGAAGAACTTAAAgctgaaaataaaagtttaaaacaacaaGTAGTAGTCCTGGAAGAGAGGCTGGTTGAAGTGGAGCAATATTCACGAAGAAATACATTAGAAATTTACGGAGTTCCGGAAGAAAAAAATGAAGACACTTTAGAAACTGTTAAAAAAGTAGGGGCTGCGCTGAACATGACTATTGAAAATGACATGGTGGACGCATGTCATAGGATATATAAGAAACCAGGCACAAAAGGACCAGCtggaattattgtaaagtttgtaaggAGAGGAGGTAAGGAAGATATGATCCACAAGAGGAAAGTTAAACGTGAGTTATCTACTCGACATATAAATCTACCGATGGAcagtcaaatttatattaatgaatctCTTTGTCCTACAAAAAGGAGGCTGCTCGCCCTGGCACGGGTCAAGAAGAAGGAACTCGGTTATGCATTCCTGTGGGTGCGAAATGGAAAAATCTTTATGCGGAAGAAAGAAGGTGACCGTGGGAAAGAAATAGTCAGTCAGCAGGACCTACAGAATTTGTGA